The Urbifossiella limnaea nucleotide sequence AACGGGTGGCTCACCCCAGCGCCTCTTTCCACTTCTTGACGCGGCTCTTGTCGATGACCCCGTCGCGCTTGCCGCCGGCGCACGCCGACCCGCGCACCGCGAAGTAGTCCGGCACCACGCCCTTCAGCTTCGGCAGCTGCTCCGGCTTCAGCGACCCGCCGACCGCCACCTTGGTGTACACCCGCTTGAGCCCGTCCACCAGCTCCGCCAGCTCGGCCGGCTTGATGAAGTCCAGCAGCGTCTTGCTGTCCTTCACACACGTGTCGATGAGCACCGCCCGGAAGCGGAACCGCTTGGCGAACTTCGCCACCTCCGCCGGCGGGATCGACTTCGCCCGCTCCCAGTCGGCGTAGGCCACCGCGACCATCTCCATGCCGGCCGGGAGGCTGCGGCGGGCGTCGAGCAGGTCTTCGCCCCAGCCCGGCGTGTGGGCGTAGCCGGCGAGCCCCCACTTCACGTAGTCGAGCTTCAACTCCAGGTGCCAGTGCGCTTCCGTCAGTGCGTTCGGCCCCCACTCGCCGAGGGCGGCGCTCACGGGCACGCGGCGCTTCACCTTCTCGACGACGGCCCCGACCACCTCCGGCTCGGCGACGCCGAGCGGGCCGCGGGCCGGCTCCTTCACGTCGATCAGGTCGGCGCCGCCGGCGATGGCGTCGTCCACCTCGTCGGCCGAGCGGACGCTGACGAGCAGACCGGGGGTGTCGGGCATGGCGCGAATTCCTTTCGGGTCAAAGCCCGGGGACGGCCGTCCCCGGGCTTTCGGCGGTGCTGTCCGGCACACGGAAGAACATGGTGAACCCCGGCAGCCGGCGGAACGGCAGCGGCCGGGCGGCTCGGAACTCAAACCCGTGCAGCCTCGGCGGAGCGAACCAACCGGGGTCGTTCAGGTGCCGGCCGGCGTCCGCGGCGAAGGCGTCGGCCGAGTCGTAGGTCCGGCAGCCGACCAGTTCCGCCTCGCCGACGATGCCGCCGCGCTGCCGGGCAGCCTCCTCCAATTCCGGGGTGGTCACCTGCTCCCACGCCTGGGGCCGGTCGTCGGGTACGAGCCCGGCGTGTATCAGCACCCGGCCGCGGCGACGCGTGGCCCACGTCCGCACCTCCACCAGCTTCACTCCGGCCACGAGCAGGGCGGCCCACGGCTGTTTCACCGACAGCGCAAAGGCATTGCTCATGGCAGCTCACCCGGGGTCCGGTTCGGGCGGTTTTGCCGGGCGGACCGGCGCTTTGAGTTTTTGCCAAACCCCGGGGGGTGAGCTAAAGGATACGTACGCCCGTAGCCCCGGCAGCGCCGGCGGCCCGCCCCGTTAACTCCCGCGCACCCGTACCGGCGAGTCATGGCTGTCAAGCTGGTCAGCAACGAAGAACCGCTGCCCGGTTACCGGCTCCAGGAGCGGCTCGGCCGCGGCGGGTTCGGCGAGGTGTGGCGCGTCGAGGCACCCGGCGGTCTCCTCAAGGCCATGAAGTTCGTCTTCGGCGACCTCGACGCCGCCGACGAGGACAGCCGCCCGGCGGAACAGGAGCTCAAGGCGCTCAAGCGCGTCCAGACCATCCGCCACCCCTACGTCCTGTCGCTCGAGCGGTACGACATCATCGACGGCCAGCTCATGATCGTCATGGAGCTGGCCGACGAGAACCTGTGGGACCGGTTCCGCCGGTGCCGCAGCCAGGGCCTCCCGGGCATCCCCCGGGACGAGCTCCTCCGCTACATGGAGGAGACGGCCGAGGCCCTGGACCTGATGAACAACCACTACCAGATTCAACACCTGGACGTGAAGCCGCAGAACCTCTTCATCGTGTTCAACCACGTGAAGGTCGGCGACTTCGGCCTCGCCAAGCTGCTCGAGGGCGTGCGGGCCACGGTGACCGGCGGCGTCACGCCGGTGTACGCCGCGCCCGAGACGTTCGAGGGCTACGTCTCGCGGTTCTCCGACCAGTACAGCCTCGCCATCGTCTTCCAGGAGCTGCTGACCGGCGCGCGGCCGTTCACCGGGGCGAACACCCGCCAGCTGCTCATGCAGCACCTCAACGGCACCCCGGAGCTGAACTCGCTGCCGGTCGGCGACCGGGCGGTGATCGCGCGGGCGCTCAGCAAGAAGCCCGATGACCGCTGGCCGAGTTGCTCCGAGATGGTGCGGGCGCTCAAGAACTCCGGCTTGCCCGCCCCCCCGCAGACGCCGTCCCCGGACCAGACGCCTCGGCGTCGGCCGCCCGACTCCGAGTTGCCGGCGTCCGAGTGGGCGACCCGCGTGCAGGTCGGCGGGTCCGGCCGGCTCGGCCACGACGCCGCGGCGAAAGACCCGACACCCGCCCCGCGCCCGACCGGGCCGCTCGGCCCGATGCCGGGGCTGGTCACCGTCGGCCCTGCGGGGACGGTGGTGCCGCGGCTCGTCACCCCGGGGTCGTCGGCGCTCGGCCCCGCGCCAGCAGTCACGCTCCAGAAGCCGGACGTCGTGCAGACGCAGTTGATGAACGCGATCGGCCTGGCGCCGCCGGAGAAGGCCGGCGACGGCGTGCTGTTCCCCGCGCTGGTCGTTGCCGTGGGTGGCATCGGCCGTCAGATCGCCGACCAACTCCGACAGGTGATCGCCGACCGCTACGGGAACACCGACAAGGTGCCGAACATCCGCTTCGTCGCCATCGACACTGACCCCGCGGTCGCCGACCAACTGGGCGACGCCGCCAGCACCCGCGGCCTCGTGCTGGCACGGCTCAACCGGTCCGTCCATTACCTACAGCGAGACGGCCTCCCGCCGGTCGACCAGTGGCTGCCGCCAGGGGTGCTGTACAAGCTGCCGCGAAGCCCGGTCGCCGCGGCCGGGGTTCGGGCGTTCGGCCGGCTCGCGCTCGTCGATCACTACAAGGCCATCGCCCAGCGCCTCCGCCAGGAGATCGGCAACTTCCAGACCGACGAGCCGTTGGCGAAGGCCGAGAAGGCGACGCAGTTGGGCCTCCGCACGAACCGCCCGCGGGCCTACGTCCTCGCCGGCCTCGGCGGCGGCACCGGCGGCGGCATGTTCCTCGACCTGGCGTTCATCATCCGGCAGGAACTCCGGGCCGTGGGGTACGTCCGGCCCGAGGTCGCCGGCGTGTTCCTGGTGCCGCCGGCGGAGAAGAACGCCCCGCGGACCGCGGCCCTCGGCAACACCCACGCCGCGCTCACGGAGCTGTACCACTACCAGGCTCGCAAGACGAAGTACGTCACCACGTTCGACCGGAGCGAGCCGCCGATCCAGGACGGCGACGCCCCGTTCGCCCGCGTCGCCGTGCAGGTGCTCCCCAAGGGCGTGGACCCGAAGGGCCGGGCGCTGGCCGCCGGCCGCGCCGCCCGCGCCCTGTTCAACGAGATGCTGACGCCCGCCGGCCGCGTCACCGACGAGCTCCGCGACATCCACCGCAACGCCTTCCCGAGTCCGACCCCGGTCTGCCAGTCGTTCGGCCTGTTCCGGCTGACGTGGCCGCGGCCCGAGGTGCTGTCGGCGGCGACCCGGCGGTTCGCCATGCGGCTGACGAAGCAGTGGGCGGCGAAGGACGCGGGCGGCCTCAAGGAGCCGATCCGGGCGTGGCTCGACAGCCAGTGGGCCGAGCGGAAGTTGGCATTCGAGCACGTCGTCGAGGCGTTCGAGGCGGCCGCCCGCAACCACCTCCGCGAGGAGCCCGAGCGAGTCATCGACGCGTTCATCGACCCGCTCCGCACCCGCACCCCGTCCGGCTCGCGGATGGAGGTCAACGCCGTGCTCCCGGTCGTCGAGCAACTGCTGGCGATGGTCGGCCGGCCGGACGCCGAGGACGACGCCCAGCGCGGCGTCCTCCACGCCCCGCTGATGGCCCAGTTCGAGAAGTGGGCGAAGGAGGCCGAGTCGCACCTGGCCACGATGACGGTCACGTTCATCGAGCAGCCGCAGTACCGGCTGGCGGGCGCGGAGGAGGCCGTGCGGCAGGTCGGCGACCGGCTGAAGCGGCAGATCGAGGCGCTGGAGCCGATCCACGCCGACCTGACGAAGCAGACGAAGTCCGACTACTCGAAGATGCTCCAGGCGCTGGCCGCCCTCAGCGAGGGCCGGTGGAAGGTGGCGGCGACGGGCGAGGTGCTCGACCTCCTCCGCCTGTACCCGCGCAGCAAGTTGCGGCTGATGATCCTGTCGCAGTGCCTGTCGGCGTACCGGAAGCTGTTCGGCAGCACGCCCGAGTACCTGCGCGAGGTGAGCATGTGCCGCGCCGGGCTGGACGGCTTCCACGCCGCGCTCGACGCCGGGGCCGCCGCCGGCGGGTCGGTCGGGCCGGGGAAGTTGATCCTGCCCGAGGGGTGCGCCACCCTCGACGACGCGGCCGACCGCTTCCTCGCGGGGCTGAACCCGGACGACGTACTCGACTTCGACGCCCGCTTCCAGAAGGAAGTGTCCCGCAAGTTCCGCGGGCTGGCCGGCGTGTGCCTGAAGCCGAACGAGAAGGGGCCGGTGTTCCGCGAGCTCCTGACGACGCGGTCGCGGGAGTTCCTCGACGGCCGGCTCGACGCGGCCGACCCGGCGACGGTGTTCTTCCGGAACCGCACCGGCAGCCAGGCCGACCACTCGCTCATCGCGGAGGCGTTCGACGGCGCCACCCCGGACCTGCCCGGCTCCGGCGGCGTGCGGCCCGAGGAGGTCACGGTTCTGGCGGCCCCGCCCGGCGCGGACGGCGACCGCTTCCGCGACGTGGTTGCCGCGGCGATCCCGAGTGTCGAGTTCACCGCGGCCCCGCTGGCGGACGACATCGCCTTCTACCGCGAGTACCCGCGGCTGGAGCTCGCCGCGCTGCCGCAGTTGGGGCAGTACGGCCGGGAGGCACTCGCCGTGCTACAGTCGGGCGACCACCCGCCGCACGCGCGGGGGGACGTGGCGTGGGCCCCCATCGTGTGAACGACCGAACCCCCGGCGACTCACTGCGGCGGGGGAATCAACTTCGCGGCGGCCAGGCCGTTCAACACGAACTGCACCGCGATGCCGGCGAGCACGAGCCCGAGCACGCGGTCGAGGACGTGGACGCCGGTCCGCCCGAGCCGCCGCTGGATCGGCTCCGCGAGCCGCAGCGTCAGGTAGCACACCACCCCCGTCAGCGCGATCGCCGCGAACACGAGCCCGACCGCGGCCGTCTCCTCGGCCTGCGCCATCAGCACCGTCACCGTGGACAGCGCTGCCGGCCCGGCGAGCATCGGGATGGCCAGTGGGGCGATCGCGACCTCCGCGGCGGCCGACGTTTCTTCCATGTCGGACGGCTCCTCCTGCGTCGTCCGCTGGGCGCGGATCATGTCGAGGGCGACGACGAAGAGTACGAGCCCGCCGGCAATCTGGAACGCCGGCAGGGTGAGGCCGAGGACGCGGAAGAGGTAGTTCCCGACGGCCGCGAAGGCCATGAGGATGAGGGTCGCGGCGACGCTGGCGACGAGGGCGGTGCGGCGGCGCTTGGCGGGCGTGAAGCGGCTCGTCAGGGCGATGAACGCGGGGACGGTGCCGGGCGGGTCCACGAGGAACAGCACGGACACGAACGCGGTGGTGGCGAAGTCGAGCATCGGGGCTGTTGTACGGCCCTTGCCGGGCGCCGCCGCGGGCGGGAAGATGACGACCCACCGGGCACCTGGTGGAATGGCAGACACAGCGGCCTTAAAAGCCGCAGGCGGGCAACCGCCGTGCGGGTTCGAGTCCCGCGGTGCCCACATCAAACGAGAACGCCCAGGGACGGTCATCCCCGGGCGTTGTCGTTCAACCCAGTGCGCCGGTCAGTTGTCCCGCGACGCCATGAAGATGCGGAGGACGTAGTAGAACATCGTCGCCACCGACGCGAACAGCGCCAGGCTCGCTGCCACGTGCTCCCGCGGGCCATAGTGGTGCATCACGTTCGACGTCTGGTAGATGATCGCCGCCGCCGCCAGCCCGACCATCGCCACCGAGAAGATTAGCCCGAGGTTGAACCCGAACACCACGGCCGCGATCACCAGCCCGAGGGCCAGCATCGACGCCACCCCGATGATCGGCCCCATCCACGAGAAGTCCTTGCCGGACAGGAACACACCGGCCGTGAGCCCGCCGCACACCAGCAGCGTCACCATCCCGGCCTGCATCGGCACGTTCGCGTACGCCGGGACCAACTGCGTGATCGTGAGGATGGGCAGGAAGATCAGCACCTCGAGCAGCACGTAGAGGCTCAGGCCGGCGTACTGCACGCCGACCGACTGGCCGGACCGGGCCATGTACTGGGCCACGTACCCGCCGCCGATGAACAGCACCATCAGGCCGATCCACGCCACCCGGCCGACGAACACTGTCTGCACGATCTCCAGCGCGACGCCGGACGAGATGAGCGCCGCCTCGATGGCGACGAACGCCAGGACGGCGCCGCCGAGGTGGAGGTAGGTGCGCTTGATGAACGCCGCCCGCTCGCTGACGGGCCGGGACGCGACGGAGTAGCCGTCGCCGTAGGTGTCGTCGTACGCGTAACTCACGGGCGCCTCCGAAGGTTGGGCCGGCGCGGACGCCGCCGGGGACTCGAACATTCTATCCCACTGTACTACCGCGCGCGGCAGCAATCCACGCCGCCCGCAGCGCCGTGCTCGAAACGTCGGTGCGAAAGTCGGACTCCGCGAGCGCGACGAACAGCTCGGGGAACGGCCCACCTCCCCCGTCCCACGTTCGGAACACGCCCGCGGCATCGACCCGCCCGCCGACCACGACGCGGCAGCCGGTCGCCGCGAGTCGCGCCAGCGCCGCATCCCGGAGGCGGTCGTCGTTCGCGTAATAGTGGCGGTCGACGAGGCGGACCGCCGTGTCGTACCCGACGACGAACGCGGCCCCGGGGAAGAGCTCGGCCTTCTCGGCGAACGTGGCCGCGCGGGTGACCCACACCGGCCCCGCGGCGGCGAACTGCGCAACGCGCCGCTCGACTTCGGCGGCGTCGAGATCCGGCTTGTCCACGTTGGCGACGCTGAGCTCGAACGCGACCGGCGTCCCGAGCCGCCGGGCCGCAACGGCCGCGAGCGAGACGTGGCCGTGGTGCAGCGGGTTGAACGAGCCCGGGAGGAGTGCCCGCGGCGGGGCATGACCCCGGACCACGGCCCCGCCGACAACGGGGTACGGGAACCGTACCGCCTCAGGACCCGGTGCAGGGGCGTGGGGCATGGGGGTTCTCGTCACTCGGCCAGCAACCGGCCCTTGAACACCTGCCGCAGTTTCTCCACCTTCGGCCCCACCACCGCCCGGCAGTACGGCTGCCGCGGGTTGTCGTTGAAGAAGTTCTGGTGGTACGCTTCCGCCGGGTAGAACGTCGCCGCCGGGGTGATCTCCGTGACGATCGGCGACGCGAACACGCCGGCCTCGTCCACCTTCCGCTTGTAGCGATCGGCCAGCTCACGCTGCCGATCCGTGTGGTAGAAGATCGCCGAGCGGTACTGCGTCCCCACGTCGGCGCCCTGGCGGTTGAGCGTGGTCGGGTCGTGCGACCGCCAGAACACTTCTAGCAGCTCCGGGTAACTCACCACGGCCGGGTCGAACGTCACCTGCACGGCCTCGGCGTGGCCGGTGGTGCCGGTGCAAATCTGCTCGTAGGTCGGGTTCGGCCGCTGCCCGCCGGTGTACCCGGACACGACGCGCTTCACGCCACGGATCTGCTGGAACACGGCTTCAGTACACCAGAAGCAGCCGGTGCCGAAGGTGGCGACCTCGTCGCCGGCCGCGGCGGTCGTGGGGCCGAGCTCGTCGGCCGTCAGGGTCGGCAGGTCGGTCGGCATCGGGGCATCCCGGTGGGTAAGGGTGAAGACGGCGACCGCGACGCCGGCGGCGACGAGGGCGAGCGGCAGGAGGCGAACCCACATTCGTCGGCGCTCCGGGGCGGCGGCTAGAATCGGATACACCGCGGCCACCCGATTCTATCACCGCGGGGGGAGGAACGCACATGCGGCGGGTCGCGCTGGTCACCGGCAGCGGCAAGAAGCGCGTCGGCGCCGTGGTCGCGGAGGAACTGGCCCGCCGCGGGTACAACATCGCCGTTCACTACCGCACGTCGGAAGCCGAGGCCGCGGACACGGTCGCGGCACTGCGGGCGCTCGGCGTCGAGGCCGAGGCCTTCCGCGCCGACCTGGGCGACGAGGCCGACGTGAAGGGGATGGTGGCCGGCGTGCTGACCCGCTTCGGCCGCATCGACGTGCTGGTGAACTGCGCCGCCGTCTGGCAGCCGAAGCGACTCGAAGACGTGACCGCGGCCGACGTGCGCTTCCACTTCGACGCCAACGCCCTGGGTACGTTCCTGTGTTCGCAGCACACCGGGCTGGCGATGGTGAAGCAGCCGGAGGGTGGGCTGATCGTGTGCGTCGGCGACTGGGCGGAGGTGCGGCCGTACCTGAACTACGCGGCGTACTTCCCGAGCAAGGGGGCGGTGACGGCGCTGACCCGGTGCCTGGCGGTCGAGCTCGGCACCCGTAACCCGAACGTGCGGGTGAACGCGGTGCTGCCCGGCCCGGTGATGCTGCCGCCGGAGTTGACAGACGCCGAAAAGACCGAGGCCGTCCGCGCCACGCTGGTGAAGCGAGAGGGGAGCCCGCGGCACGTGGCTTTGGCGGTGCTGTCGTTTCTCGACAACGATTTCGTCACCGGGGTGTGCCTCCCCGTGGACGGCGGCCGCACCGTGTACGCGCCGGAGTGAAACATGCTGCCACGTCCCGAACTACTCGACGACCCGATGCGGTTCGTCCCACTGTATCTGAAAGGTGCGATCACCGAGTCGGAGTTTCGCAACTGCTCTCTGTGGTCACTGAATGACGCGAACGTGAACCAGTTTCTCGCCTCGTGTCCAGCCGATCTGCTGGAGATGGTCCTGTCCGAAGTTGCCGGCTTGCCGTCCGACGAGGATGAAGCTGGGTGGGCATCCCACTGCTTTTTCCAAATCAGCACCGCTACAAGGGCGTTTACGACCGCGGAGTATGAGCAACAACTGCGAGAGGTTCGGCAGGCGTTTCGCAACGGGGCGCGTGTGCTCCGCGCCGCGATAGCACAGCACACGGTCCCCCGCTAGAATGCCCGCCAGTCCAACGGGCGAACGGGGTTCCTCATGCGCATCACGCGGGTGTCGGCTTACCGGGTCGGGCTGCCGCTCCACGAGGGCACCTACAAGTGGTCCGGCGGCAACGCCGTCACCGTCTTCGACAGCACCGTCGTGAAGATCGAGACCGACGCCGGGCTCGTCGGCTGGGGTGAGTCCTGCCCGCTCGGGCCGGCGTACCTGCCGGCCTACGCCGCGGGTGTGCGCTCGGGCCTCGCCGAACTCGCGCCGCACCTGCTCGGCCAGAACCCGCTCGAACTCACGAAGCTCAACCGCCGCATGGACGCCGCCCTGAAGGGGCACCCCTACGTCAAGGCGCCCGTGGACGTGGCCTGCTGGGACATCCTCGGCCAACACGCGGGGATGCCCGTGTGCGAACTCCTCGGCGGCCGCTACGGCGACGACTTTCATCTGTACCGGGCCATCTCGCAGGAGAGCCCCGCCGACATGGCCGGCAAGGTGGCCGGGTACCGCGCCGAAGGCTACCGCCGCTTCCAGCTGAAGGTCGGCGGCGACCCCGACACCGACATCGAGCGCATCCGCGCCGTTGCCGCCGAACTGCAACCCGGCGACCGCCTCGTCGCCGACGCCAACACCGGCTGGCGACTCCACGAAGCGGTCCGCGTCGTGCGCGCCGTCCGCGACGTGGACGTGTACATCGAGCAACCGTGCCTCAGCTACGAGGAGTGTCTGAGCGTGCGGCGGGCGACGGACCACCCGTTCGTGCTCGACGAAGTAGTGGACAACGTGGGGATGCTCGTCCGCGGCCACGCCGACCGCGCGATGGACGTGGTCAACCTGAAGATCAGCAAGCTCGGCGGCCTCACGAAGACGCGGCAGGCCCGCGACCTGTGCGTCGAGCTGGGCGTCGCCATGACGCTCGAAGACACCTGGGGCGGCGACATCGTCACGGCCGCGATCGCGCACCTGGCGCACAGCTGCCCGACGGAATTTCTGTTCACCGCGACGGACTTCAACAGCTACGTCACGCTGTCGATCGCCGACGGCGCCCCGCGGCGGGCGCACGGCCGGCTGGCCGCGCCGACGGCGCCGGGCCTCGGCGTGAAGCCGCGGCCCGAAGTGCTCGGCGAGCCGGTGCTGGTGGTGGGGTGAGCCGCGCCACTTCCTGCCGCCGGCCGCCCCCTGTATCGTGAACCGCGGACGACGCCCCCCGCGGAACCCCTCATGACCGAAACCGACTGGCTCGCCGGGACCGACGGCGACGACATGCTGCTGTTCGTCGCCGACCGGCTCACGCCCCGGCAGTGGGCGTTTCTCGCCGCCGCCCACGTCCGCCGCCTGTGGGACACCCTGCCGGACGGCCCGTTCCGCGCCGCCGTCGAAGCCGTGGAGTCGGAAGAAACCCTATCGGCGGACGCCCGCGCCGAGTGGGTGCGGCGGGTCACGGCGGCCGAGCCGGAAGCCGCGGAAGCCGCGGGCGCGGCCCAACTCGAGGTTGTGAGGTTGGCCGACCCGGACGCGGCCGACGTGTCCGGCCCGGTGCTGGCGCGGCCGACGCAGATCGCCCCGGCGTTCCCCCTGTTCGCCGCCGCGAGCCGCCACGCCCGCAACGCCATCGAGTGGGCGTCGGACGCCGTGACCGACGCCGCAGAGGCCGTCCGCCGACTCCTGGAGGAGCCGGGGGAGCACACGTTCTCGCGCGTCCGCCGGGCGGTCGATCGGGCGGCCGAGACGCGGAACAACGCCGCCCGCGCCGCGAACCTGGCCCGCCGCTTCAAGCAAGAGGGTGACGAACTCGCCGACACCGCGGCGGGGTCGAAGAATAAGCGGCTCGAAGCGGCAAGGGCCGAGGAGATGGTCCGCAAGGGCGAGGAGGGCGCCGGCCTGGCGCCGGGCAGCGAGGGCACGGGCGATGACCGGCTGCGGCTCGCCGCCGAGAAGCTGTTGGCGCGGACGCTCCGCGAGGTCGTCGGCAACCCGTTCAAGGAACCGCGCTTCGAGCCGAGCTGGCGCACCGAGGCGGCCGTGGGGCTGGCGCGCGGCATCTTCGCGGAACGGGCGTGGGACCGGCTGCCGGTGCTGGCGGACGCGCTGCTCGACGCCGACTGCGACGAGGAGCAACTGCTGCGGCACCTGCGCGGCACCGAGAAGGTGGTGAAGGAGCCGCCACAGCACGCCCGCGGCTGCTGGGCGGTGGAGCTGGTGCTGGGCCGCTGGCAGCCGCTACCGCCGCCCGACCCGAATGCCCCGAAGCGGAAGCTCGTGGACGACGACTTCTGGGACTCGATCGACGACCTGGACGAGGAAGACGTGGCTTGAGGCGCTTTGCCGCTTGCGGCTTCGCGTCGCCCAGCGCGAAGCCGCGAGCGGCGAACCGCCTCACGCCACCCGAATGCGGTACAGCGTCCCCTTGACGCGCTCGCCGCCGGGCTCGCCGGCGCGGATCAACTCCGGCGCCACCGCGTACCCGGCCTCCTCCAGCTTCCACCGAAACACCCGTGCCGCCAGCCGGTCCGGGTCGGCGATCAGGCACACGCCGCCCGGCGCCAGCACCACCTCCAGCAGCCCGATTAGCGGCTCGACGAGCCGCTCCTCGTACATCAGGTCGGAACCGATCACCACCGGGAAGCGGCCGACGCCCTCCGGGGCGCGAAAGTCGAGCGGCCGCGTGCGAAAGCCGGCCGTAAAGCCGTTCAGCCGGGCGTTGCGGTCGGCGAAGCTCAGGGCCGTCTCGTCCACGTCGGTGAACGTCACGTCGAGCCCGCGGGCCAGGCACGCGACCCCGGCCAGCCCGAGCCCGCAGCCGACTTCGAGCACCCGCACCGGCTGCGGGTAGCTCTCCCACTTCTCGCGCACCACGACCTTCGCCAGCATCCGCGCCGCCGGCCACAGTTGCGCCCAGTACGGCACGTACTCGTCGGCCGCGTACGCCGAGCGCACCCAGGGGTGGTCCAGCAGCTTGTCCGAGTCGGCCGGCCGGTCGATGCGGAAGCGGTAGTCGTCGATGAAGACGGTGTCCTGAACCGTCTCGGTGACGGCCTCGGGCGGCGTGGCGTGGTAGTGCGGCGGCATTTCGAGGTTCACAGGAAGCGGACGGACGCGACGAGCTCCTCGTGCGTCAGCGGGCGGTCGGCGGGGAACAGGGCGTAGCCGGCGGGGCTCTCGGCGCAGTCCACGATCAGTTGCATGTCGTTCGGCACGCTGTACCCGGTGTCGCTGGCGATGTGGCCGCTCACGAGGAAGTCGGCGGCCATACGCCGGAGGT carries:
- a CDS encoding (5-formylfuran-3-yl)methyl phosphate synthase is translated as MPDTPGLLVSVRSADEVDDAIAGGADLIDVKEPARGPLGVAEPEVVGAVVEKVKRRVPVSAALGEWGPNALTEAHWHLELKLDYVKWGLAGYAHTPGWGEDLLDARRSLPAGMEMVAVAYADWERAKSIPPAEVAKFAKRFRFRAVLIDTCVKDSKTLLDFIKPAELAELVDGLKRVYTKVAVGGSLKPEQLPKLKGVVPDYFAVRGSACAGGKRDGVIDKSRVKKWKEALG
- a CDS encoding MarC family protein, translated to MLDFATTAFVSVLFLVDPPGTVPAFIALTSRFTPAKRRRTALVASVAATLILMAFAAVGNYLFRVLGLTLPAFQIAGGLVLFVVALDMIRAQRTTQEEPSDMEETSAAAEVAIAPLAIPMLAGPAALSTVTVLMAQAEETAAVGLVFAAIALTGVVCYLTLRLAEPIQRRLGRTGVHVLDRVLGLVLAGIAVQFVLNGLAAAKLIPPPQ
- a CDS encoding SDR family NAD(P)-dependent oxidoreductase → MRRVALVTGSGKKRVGAVVAEELARRGYNIAVHYRTSEAEAADTVAALRALGVEAEAFRADLGDEADVKGMVAGVLTRFGRIDVLVNCAAVWQPKRLEDVTAADVRFHFDANALGTFLCSQHTGLAMVKQPEGGLIVCVGDWAEVRPYLNYAAYFPSKGAVTALTRCLAVELGTRNPNVRVNAVLPGPVMLPPELTDAEKTEAVRATLVKREGSPRHVALAVLSFLDNDFVTGVCLPVDGGRTVYAPE
- a CDS encoding nucleotidyl transferase family protein, which produces MPHAPAPGPEAVRFPYPVVGGAVVRGHAPPRALLPGSFNPLHHGHVSLAAVAARRLGTPVAFELSVANVDKPDLDAAEVERRVAQFAAAGPVWVTRAATFAEKAELFPGAAFVVGYDTAVRLVDRHYYANDDRLRDAALARLAATGCRVVVGGRVDAAGVFRTWDGGGGPFPELFVALAESDFRTDVSSTALRAAWIAAARGSTVG
- a CDS encoding ASCH domain-containing protein, with the translated sequence MSNAFALSVKQPWAALLVAGVKLVEVRTWATRRRGRVLIHAGLVPDDRPQAWEQVTTPELEEAARQRGGIVGEAELVGCRTYDSADAFAADAGRHLNDPGWFAPPRLHGFEFRAARPLPFRRLPGFTMFFRVPDSTAESPGTAVPGL
- a CDS encoding tubulin-like doman-containing protein encodes the protein MAVKLVSNEEPLPGYRLQERLGRGGFGEVWRVEAPGGLLKAMKFVFGDLDAADEDSRPAEQELKALKRVQTIRHPYVLSLERYDIIDGQLMIVMELADENLWDRFRRCRSQGLPGIPRDELLRYMEETAEALDLMNNHYQIQHLDVKPQNLFIVFNHVKVGDFGLAKLLEGVRATVTGGVTPVYAAPETFEGYVSRFSDQYSLAIVFQELLTGARPFTGANTRQLLMQHLNGTPELNSLPVGDRAVIARALSKKPDDRWPSCSEMVRALKNSGLPAPPQTPSPDQTPRRRPPDSELPASEWATRVQVGGSGRLGHDAAAKDPTPAPRPTGPLGPMPGLVTVGPAGTVVPRLVTPGSSALGPAPAVTLQKPDVVQTQLMNAIGLAPPEKAGDGVLFPALVVAVGGIGRQIADQLRQVIADRYGNTDKVPNIRFVAIDTDPAVADQLGDAASTRGLVLARLNRSVHYLQRDGLPPVDQWLPPGVLYKLPRSPVAAAGVRAFGRLALVDHYKAIAQRLRQEIGNFQTDEPLAKAEKATQLGLRTNRPRAYVLAGLGGGTGGGMFLDLAFIIRQELRAVGYVRPEVAGVFLVPPAEKNAPRTAALGNTHAALTELYHYQARKTKYVTTFDRSEPPIQDGDAPFARVAVQVLPKGVDPKGRALAAGRAARALFNEMLTPAGRVTDELRDIHRNAFPSPTPVCQSFGLFRLTWPRPEVLSAATRRFAMRLTKQWAAKDAGGLKEPIRAWLDSQWAERKLAFEHVVEAFEAAARNHLREEPERVIDAFIDPLRTRTPSGSRMEVNAVLPVVEQLLAMVGRPDAEDDAQRGVLHAPLMAQFEKWAKEAESHLATMTVTFIEQPQYRLAGAEEAVRQVGDRLKRQIEALEPIHADLTKQTKSDYSKMLQALAALSEGRWKVAATGEVLDLLRLYPRSKLRLMILSQCLSAYRKLFGSTPEYLREVSMCRAGLDGFHAALDAGAAAGGSVGPGKLILPEGCATLDDAADRFLAGLNPDDVLDFDARFQKEVSRKFRGLAGVCLKPNEKGPVFRELLTTRSREFLDGRLDAADPATVFFRNRTGSQADHSLIAEAFDGATPDLPGSGGVRPEEVTVLAAPPGADGDRFRDVVAAAIPSVEFTAAPLADDIAFYREYPRLELAALPQLGQYGREALAVLQSGDHPPHARGDVAWAPIV
- the msrA gene encoding peptide-methionine (S)-S-oxide reductase MsrA gives rise to the protein MWVRLLPLALVAAGVAVAVFTLTHRDAPMPTDLPTLTADELGPTTAAAGDEVATFGTGCFWCTEAVFQQIRGVKRVVSGYTGGQRPNPTYEQICTGTTGHAEAVQVTFDPAVVSYPELLEVFWRSHDPTTLNRQGADVGTQYRSAIFYHTDRQRELADRYKRKVDEAGVFASPIVTEITPAATFYPAEAYHQNFFNDNPRQPYCRAVVGPKVEKLRQVFKGRLLAE
- a CDS encoding cis-3-hydroxy-L-proline dehydratase; protein product: MRITRVSAYRVGLPLHEGTYKWSGGNAVTVFDSTVVKIETDAGLVGWGESCPLGPAYLPAYAAGVRSGLAELAPHLLGQNPLELTKLNRRMDAALKGHPYVKAPVDVACWDILGQHAGMPVCELLGGRYGDDFHLYRAISQESPADMAGKVAGYRAEGYRRFQLKVGGDPDTDIERIRAVAAELQPGDRLVADANTGWRLHEAVRVVRAVRDVDVYIEQPCLSYEECLSVRRATDHPFVLDEVVDNVGMLVRGHADRAMDVVNLKISKLGGLTKTRQARDLCVELGVAMTLEDTWGGDIVTAAIAHLAHSCPTEFLFTATDFNSYVTLSIADGAPRRAHGRLAAPTAPGLGVKPRPEVLGEPVLVVG
- a CDS encoding Bax inhibitor-1/YccA family protein, translated to MSYAYDDTYGDGYSVASRPVSERAAFIKRTYLHLGGAVLAFVAIEAALISSGVALEIVQTVFVGRVAWIGLMVLFIGGGYVAQYMARSGQSVGVQYAGLSLYVLLEVLIFLPILTITQLVPAYANVPMQAGMVTLLVCGGLTAGVFLSGKDFSWMGPIIGVASMLALGLVIAAVVFGFNLGLIFSVAMVGLAAAAIIYQTSNVMHHYGPREHVAASLALFASVATMFYYVLRIFMASRDN